Within the Acidobacteriota bacterium genome, the region GAAATCAAAGAAAGGGCTGTTTTCTACAAGTAAGCTATCCAGCTGATATTAAAGATGATAAGTTCAATAATAATTCCGCATTTTCAAGATTGTTTCGTGCGGAATGTAGGGTGTAGGGATGTCAATGAATCAATATGAAACACAAAAGGACTTTGATAGGAAAGCGCTCAAGCGAGGGAATCAAGAACTCCCATGAGGTGTATGGAAATTTAGATCTTCAGTGATTTGATGAAGCGATCCGCCTCGTCAAGGAATTTTCTCAGATTATCCTTGTTCTCCATTGTCTGCTGGAAGACCTTCTCATCATCGACAACCCAATATCGATGGATGAGGATATTCCTGAGCTCAGCCAGTTTCCGCAGCTTTTGAGCCAAGGCATGAGTCATGATCCCGGCTTCGCCGGCCTTAACGATGCAGTCGACATATCCTTCACAAACGATCCCCTTCGCTTTCGCCAGGAGATGTTGACAGATGTCGGCCACGGCCTCGACGGCCTCAATCAATAGATATTTCATGGACAGCGCATTTCTGGGATCCGTAAGGAAATCCTCGACCCCGCCGCCGAAAAGGTGATCGATTTGATCCGAAATCCGGACAAGATCCATCTTCGCTTTTAGGATGCGATCCATATCTACAGCCGTCTTCATGCGCTAGGCCTCAAGAGCAAGGTTTCTGAAGTGAGAATATTCGCGGTATCTTCTGCCGACATCATCGATAAAATCCGTTCTGAGGTCTTCCGATTTGCTGACGAGAAGCACCCCTTTCTTCAGGACGGAAAGCTGAAAAGAAACAGGCGCCCGGTTCAAGATCATCACTTCGACCGGGTAACCCGTGGATTTTGACAATGCGAACGATAGATCCGACTCCGGGACGGATTCCTCATTGTATTCCAAAAGATAGACGGCGACGTCGATATCCCTGAAAGAATTCCCCTCGGAAAATGAGCCGTAGATATAAGTGAAGGCCACATCATCTCTCTTAGAAAAATAGGTTTTCAACTCCGTGATGAGCCCGCGCTGTTGCTCTTCGCCGATACGCTGTTTCGTCCGAAACCTCTTCTCGATCATGACGTTATTATACCCATTTGCGAATCGAATCAGAAATCCAGCTTCATCCTGGCCAGGAGGGCTTTGTAGCGAGGGTCGGCGGTCATCGAAGAAGGCCAGATGGCGGTATGAGTGTGGATCAATGCCATCAGGATATCGCGCTCTTCATAGGCCTTGTCCAGGAATTCGAAGGCCAGGTCGAGTCGATCCAATAACCCGGCTGCTATACCGATGAAAAAGGACGACGTCTCTTTGATGGTTTTTTTCTGTTCGATCATCTCCTCAAGAATTTGCTCAACCTTCTTATGATCTCCCTTCAAATAATAGATTCCTGCAAGAACTCCTTCGGCCCAGCCGGGGATGACAGGAAGTCTTTTCATTCTTTCTAAGCCATCAATGGCCTCGTCCCATAGGCCCTTGCGCATATAAGAATACCCGGCAAATAAATGGGTCAGGACAAAGTTCGGGTCGATCTCCATGGCCCTCGCTAATTCCTGGAGCGCCTCGTCAGTTCTTGCTACGGACATGTGAATACCGACCGACCAGGCGTAATAGAGGGGCATGAGGGGATCGAGCTCAAGGGCCTTCTTGATTTCACGAACGGCCTCGTCATATCGATTCATGGTCACCAGGAACCAGCCGCGATTGGCGTGGGCCATGGCGTCGCCCGGATTGAGGGCAAGCGCCCGATCATAGCTGCGGGCGGCAGCCTCCCAGTCCCACTCGAGCCAGTGCGCCACCATGCCGGCGGCGGAATGGGCCTCGGACAGATTTTCATCAAGGGACAGGGCTTTTTCGATAGCCGCTTTGGCTTTCGGCAGCATCTCTGCCGGAGGGGCAAAATTAAAAGCCCCTAAAAAGGCAAAAACCTGGCCCATGCCCGCGTAGGCCTGAGCGAAATGCGGGTCCTTATCGATGGCGGCCCGAAAGAATCCCACGGCCTTCTCGTAGGAATCGGGACTCGGCCGGGCGAGGAAGTAGAGTCCCTTGAGATAGAGGTTGTAGGCCTCGGGGTCGTCCGTAGAGCGCTTCCGGAGGGCGGTCTTCTCACCGACCTTCAGGGTCACTTTCAGGCTGTCCACGATGGCCGCCGTGATCTCGTCCTGGATGGCGAAGATGTCGGCCATGTCCCGGTCGTAGCGGTCCGACCAGAGATGGAACCCGTCCTCGACGTTGATGAGCTGGGCCGTGACGCGCAGCCGGTTCCCGGCCTTCCGGACGCTGCCTTCGAGAACGGCCTTGACGTCGAGCCTCCGGCCGATCTCCCGGATATCGAGATTCATGCCCTTGAGGGCGAAGGCCGAGGTCCGGGCCATGACGCGCAAGTCATGAATGCGGGCCAGGGCGTTCAGAAGCTCCTCCGCGATCCCTTCGGCGAAGTAGTCTTGCTCTTTGTCCGGGCTCATATTGGTAAAGGGGAGGACGGCGATGGAGGTGGACGGCTTATGGGAAGACGGTGCGGGCGCCGAGGCGACGTCACGGAGATCCACGGCCTTGAGGTCCTGGAGCAGGGCCTGGAAATCCAGGTAGCGGTTGAGGGCGTTTTTCTGGAGGCATTGCTCCAGCACTCCGGCGAGGCCGGCCGGGATGTCGCTCATCAGAGCCGCGATCGGCTCGGGCTCGCCGTGGACAATGGCCTGAAAGACCGCCTGTTCGTGCCCGCCCTGGAACGGGCCCTGGCCGGCCAGCATCTCGTAAACCATGCAACCGAAAGACCAGATGTCCGTGCGATGGTCGACTTTTTGGCCCAAGACCTGTTCGGGCGACATGTAGGCGACCGTGCCCATGACCGCGTCCGTTCGCGTCAGGTCTATGGCGCCTGCCATTCGGGCCAGACCGAAGTCCATGATCTTAACCCCGCCTCTTGTAGCCAGCATGATGTTGGCCGGCTTGATGTCCCGGTGGATGACGCCTTTGCGGTGCGCTTCCCCCAGGCCTTCTGCGACCTGGAGGGCGATGTCCAGGGCTTCTTTGATTTTGAGCGGTTTTTGGACGATCCTCGCCTTGAGGCTCATCCCGTCGATATAGGCCATGGCGATGTACATTTGGCCGTCATGCTCCTCGACCTCGTAGACCGTGCAGATGTGGGGGTGGTCGAGGGCGGCCGCGGCCTGGGCTTCGCGCATGAACCGTTCCTTGGCTTCGGGGGACTGCGACTGTTCGAAGGGGAGAAGCTTCAGGGCGACCGGGCGTCGGAGCTTGGTATCCTCGGCCTTGAACACGACGCCCATGCCGCCTCGTCCGATCTCTCCGCCGATCTTGTACTTGTTGGCGAAGAGCGTCCCTTTCTTAAGCGGCGGAATCGGCGTTTCGAGCGTTTTCGTCAAGGAGGGGATGGCCTGCCCCTCCGGACCGAGGGGAGCCGCACAGTTGCTGCAAAAGCGCGAATCCTCAAGATTTACGGAATGACACTTCGGACATTTCAAGGATTTTCCCATGATCCCTCTCCCTTTTCGTCAACTATGAAACAATATAGGTCGCGGGTGTAGGGATGTCAATGAATAAATATGAAAACCGTTAGAACTTTGAATCGAATCAGAAATCCAGCTTCATCTTGGCCAGGAAAGCTTTGTAGCGAGGGTCTGCGCTCATCGAAGAAGGCCAGATGGCGGCATGAGTGTGGATCAAAGCCAACATGATATCGCGCTCTTCATAGGCCTTGTCCAGGAATTCGAAGGCCAGGTCGAGTCGATCCAAGAACCCGGCTGCCATACCGATGTAAAAGGACGACGTCTCTTTGATGGTTTTTTTCTGTTCGATCATCTCCTCAAGAACTTGCTCAGCCTTCTTATGATCCCCCTTCAAATAATAGATTCCTGCAAGAACTCCTTCGGCCCAGCCGGGGATGACAGTAAGTCTTTTCATTCTTTCTAAGCCATCAATGGCCTCGTCCCATAGGCCCTTGCGCATATAAGAATACCCGGCAAAATAATGGGTCAGGACAAAGTTCGGGTCGATCTCCATTGCCCTCGCTAATTCCTGGAGCGCCTCGTCAGTTCTTGCTACGGACATGTGAATACCGACCGACCAGGCGTAATAGAGAGGCATGAGGGGATCGAGCTCAAGGGCCTTCTTGATTTCACGAACGGCCTCGTCATATCGATTCATGGTCACCAGGAACCAGCCGCGATTGGCGTGGGCCATGGCGTCGCCCGGATTGAGGGCAAGCGCCCGATCATAGCTGCGGGCGGCAGCCTCCCAGTCCCACTCGAGCCAGTGCGCCACCATGCCGGCGGCGGAATGGGCCTCGGACAGATTTTCATCAAGGGACAGGGCTTTTTCGATAGCCGCTTTGGCTTTCGGCAGCATCTCTGCCGGAGGGGCAAAATTAAAAGCCCCTAAAAAGGCAAAAACCTGGCCCATGCCCGCGTAGGCCTGAGCGAAATGCGGGTCCTTATCGATGGCGGCCCGAAAGAATCCCACGGCCTTCTCGTAGGAATCGGGACTCGGCCGGGCGAGGAAGTAGAGTCCCTTGAGATAGAGGTTGTAGGCCTCGGGGTCGTCCGTAGAGCGCTTCCGGAGGGCGGTCTTCTCACCGACCTTCAGGGTCACTTTCAGGCTGTCCACGATGGCCGCCGTGATCTCGTCCTGGATGGCGAAGATGTCGGCCATGTCCCGGTCGTAGCGGTCCGACCAGAGATGGAACCCGTCCTCGACGTTGATGAGCTGGGCCGTGACGCGCAGCCGGTTCCCGGCCTTCCGGACGCTGCCTTCGAGAACGGCCTTGACGTCGAGCCTCCGGCCGATCTCCCGGATATCGAGATTCATGCCCTTGAGGGCGAAGGCCGAGGTCCGGGCCATGACGCGCAAGTCATGAATGCGGGCCAGGGCGTTCAGAAGCTCCTCCGCGATCCCTTCGGCGAAGTAGTCTTGCTCTTTGTCCGGGCTCATATTGGTAAAGGGGAGGACGGCGATGGAGGTGGACGGCTTATGGGAAGACGGTGCGGGCGCCGAGGCGACGTCACGGAGATCCACGGCCTTGAGGTCCTGGAGCAGGGCCTGGAAATCCAGGTAGCGGTTGAGGGCGTTTTTCTGGAGGCATTGCTCCAGCACTCCGGCGAGGCCGGCCGGGATGTCGCTCATCAGAGCCGCGATCGGCTCGGGCTCGCCGTGGACAATGGCCTGAAAGACCGCCTGTTCGTGCCCGCCCTGGAACGGGCCCTGGCCGGCCAGCATCTCGTAAACCATGCAACCGAAAGACCAGATGTCCGTGCGATGGTCGACTTTTTGGCCCAAGACCTGTTCGGGCGACATGTAGGCGACCGTGCCCATGACCGCGTCCGTTCGCGTCAGGTCTATGGCGCCTGCCATTCGGGCCAGACCGAAGTCCATGATCTTAACCCCGCCTCTTGTAGCCAGCATGATGTTGGCCGGCTTGATGTCCCGGTGGATGACGCCTTTGCGGTGCGCTTCCCCCAGGCCTTCTGCGACCTGGAGGGCGATGTCCAGGGCTTCTTTGATTTTGAGCGGTTTTTGGACGATCCTCGCCTTGAGGCTCATCCCGTCGATATAGGCCATGGCGATGTACATTTGGCCGTCATGCTCCTCGACCTCGTAGACCGTGCAGATGTGGGTGTGGTCGAGGGCGGCAGCGGCCTGGGCCTCGCGCATGAACCGTTTCTTGGCCTCGGGCGACTGCGACTGTTCGAAGGGGAGAAGCTTCAGGGCGACGGTCCGTTTGAGCTTGGTATCCTCGGCCTTGAACACGACGCCCATGCCGCCCCGTCCGATCTCTCCGCCGATCTTGTACCGGTTCGCGAAGAGCGTCCCTTTCTTAAGCGGGGGAATCGGCGTTTCGAGCGTTTTCGTCAAGGAGGGTTGGCCCTTCGGGTCCGGCGCGGCCTTGACATCGAGACTGGATCCGCAGTCATTGCAAAAACGTGAATTTTCCGGGTTTTCGGAATGACACTTCGGACATTTCAAGGATTTTCCCATGATCCCTCTCCTTTTTCGTCAACTATAGAACAATGTAGGTCGCGGGTGTAGGGATGTCAATCAGAAAATTCTCCCGTCGAGATCCTCGGAATCCAAGGATGCGTTTATCGACCCATGAACAGATAGGCACCGTACGCAACGGCCATCAAAACATGGAAACCGAGAACAACCCACATCCACAGGTTGAGCTCAAGACTGGTGAAAAACATCAGAGCGAGCTTCAGCAGCACCATCGCGATGAGCAGCAGAAAGAACACGAGAATGATAGGGAAACGGACCTCATCCACTGTCTTGTTTCGGGAGCCGAATGCAATGCCTGCAATTGCGAGGATCCCAAGTCCGAAGAACCTCCAACCAATAGTTCCCATGGAATCGGTCGGCAATGCAAGAAAGTCGCTCACGAAACCCGGAAACGCCAGGAATGACGCCCCGAAAACGAGGCCGGCTACTGAGTGAAACCGGAAAAGCACTCTCGCCTTCATGTGTTCCTCCTTTAAAGCACAGATTTCGACACGCAGTTTGATCGAACTAAACCCCCATTTCCATCGATGTATATGTACTCACTTTTCCGAAAGATCCATCTCTAAGTCCGATCAGATTTCCAGCACAAAATTAAAAAGCTACCGCCAAAAAGATGAAATTATTCATTTAGTCGCAGCTCGATAGATTTTCAAAATGTTAGAAATTTCTGATGAAGATGGAGAGGCGATGGGGAGCGATTAGGAATCTCGATCCCGGCATGATAGGGATGCTTTAAGATGCTGATTTCTCGGGGAATAAGACGGAGCCAGCGAGAGGAATTGAACCTCCGACCTACTGATTACGAATCAGTTGCTCTACCGGCTGAGCTACGCTGGCCCGCCGGCGCGGCCGGCCGGCCGCGCCTGAAGCTTCCCACACATTAATCAAATCGAGACGGACTGTCAAGATAAGCCCCCTTTCCATTCCAACCCATTTCGACTACAATACCCCTCCGGTCCGGGGAACCGCAGATCCGCCGCGCTTGACCCGGGCACACCAAGCGGAACGGAGAATCCGGAACAACAGCCCATGAAAGTCAAGAAGCTGGAATTGCAGGGGTTCAAGTCCTTCCCCGAAAGGACCCGCGTCGTTTTCCATTCGGGAATCACGGCCGTCGTCGGGCCGAACGGCACGGGAAAAAGCAACATCGTCGACGCCATGCTCTGGGTCCTGGGAGGGCTGCGTGTCAAGTCCGTCCGGGGCGACCGGACGGATGACGTCATTTTCAACGGCAACGCCAAAAAGCCCGCTCAGGCGATGGCCGATGTCGTTCTGACACTCGGCAACGACAACGAGGAGCTCGTCGTTTCCCACCGCGTATTCCGTTCCGGTGAAGGAGAATACCGGCTGAACGGAAAAACCGTCCGGCTCAAGGATATCCAGGATGAACTTTGGAAGCGGGCCATCGGCGACAAGGAATACTTCGTCATCGAACAGGGCGCCATCGGCACGTTCGTTACATCCAAGCCTCAGGAAAAGCGGGCCTTGATCGAAGAGGCGGCGGGAACGGCCTTTTACAAGGACAAGAAACGCCAGGCCCAGAACAAGCTCGAAAACACGGGGCAAAACCTCGTCCGCCTGGAAGACATCATCGCCGAAGTCGAAAAAGCCCGGAATTCGCTGCAGCGGCAGGCCCAGGCCGCCAACCGCTACCGCAGGCTTCGGGAACGCATCCGCGAATTGACGGGGCAGCATTTCCAGAGAAAACTTCGCCTTCTTGAACGGCTCCAACAGGAAACCGGCGCCCTCCATGCCGCCGGACTTGACAAGGAACACGCCCTGACGGCCAATGTCAAGGAGGCGGAGAAAACCATCGCCTCCATCCGAAAAGAGTTTTGGGATCTGGAAAAAGCTCTCGAGGAGGACAGGGAGCGCCTTTTCAACATTCGATCCCTGGGAACCCGGATCGAAGGCGAAATCGAGCGGGAAACCAAGCGTGCCGAGTTTCTCACCGATGCAGGTCGGAAAGCCGAGGCCGCACGCTCCGAGATCGCCGGCGAACTCCTCCATCTGGAACTCGAGATCCAGGAGAGCCGGAACAGCCTGGAGGATGTGCTGCGTTCGCGGGAAAGTGCGGAACAAAAAGCGGCCGGGGCCGCCGAAGCCCTCAAGACCGCCAGGGACCGGGCCTCCGAACGGGAACGGACGATCGCCGAATCGCGCAGCGCCTACCTGCGTCTCCTGCAGGACATGACCGAAAACAAGAACGGTCTGGCCAAGACGGAAAAGGAACTTGAGATCATCCGGAGGCAAAAAGACAAAATCACCGGTCAGATCGAAGAGTTGAAAAACCAGGCCGTCGATATATCGCGCCGCATCGAAGAAAACGAGACGGACAGGCGGCTCCTTCGGACGGATCACGAGACCTTGAAGCAGGAAGGCAAGACCCGCGAAGAGGCCCGGCGGGAGGCCGCAGCCGATGCCGAACGCCTGCAGGAACAGGTCGATGCCCTGAAGAGCCGGCACGGCGAATGCGAACATCGGATCCGGGCCCTCCGGGATGTTTTGGAGAAGGAACGGAGCGGCGCCTCGACCGAGCCCGTCCCGGGATCGCTGGGGCTTCTGGCCGAACTCATCCGGACCTCTTCCGGAGATGCGCCGCTTTTCGATGTCTTCTGGAAGGAGGAAGCCGCGGCTCTCGTCGTTCCCGCCGAGGATTTTCTGCAGCATTACCGGATCGATATCAAAGGCCGCTATCTTCTTCTTCCCAGGGACATCCGAAGCAAGGTCCCCGACAACCTGATCCGGCAGCCCTCCGTGCGCGGGCTTCTGCGGACTCGGCTTCAGCCCTCCGAACGGATCGGAAACCGCCTGAATCACATGGCCGATGCCGCCGTCGTCGACGATGTCGCCGCGGCCGTCCGGCTCTGGCTCGACTTTCCGGATTGGAACTTCATCACGCCGACCGGCGACATTCTGACGGCCTCGGGACTTCTGAGGCTCGGGCCGAAACCGGAGGGCATGATCGCCCTCATGCAGGAAATCCGCGATCTGGAAACCGCGGCAGCCGCCTGCGAAGCCGAACTTCCGGAAATCCTGGAGCGCCTCCGGATCGCCCGAGATGCCGCATCCGGCCATGACGAAGAAATCCGCCGTTTGGCCGCCCGCTCCATCGCCCTTGAAAAAGCGCTGGCCGAACGGGACAAGGAAGCCGGCTACCTGGAAACCGAGCGGAACAAGACCCGGACGAACGTCGAAATTCTGTCCCGCGAGATCGACATCCTGGAGGGTGAAATCCGATCGGCGCTGGCCCTTCAGGACAGCCTGAACGTTGCGGCGGCCGCCCTGACCTCGGACGCCGAAACCCTGAAAGACCGGATCGCCCGCGAGGAAAGCGAGGCGGCGGAGGGAATGGAAAAGGACGCCGAGGCCGAACGGCTTTATTTCGAACTCAAAGCCGGTCTGGAATTGGCCAACGAAAAGATGAGCGGCCTTCGCCATCATCTCCAGAGCCTGGAAAAACGGAAACAAACCCTCGAGGCCAGGACGGACGGTCTCGCCGTCGATGCAAAAAAGGCCGAAGAGGAAAAAACACAGCTTCAGGATCATGTCCGCAACCTCCGCGAAAAGGCCGCCGCCTCAGCCCGGGACCAGGCCGAATTGGAATCCGCGCTGGCGGAGCGGGAAGCCCATCTCCATTCCATCCGGAGAAAGCAGGAGGAGATGGAAACCGCGCTCGAATCGCAGAGGCGGGAGGAGGAGTCGGCCAAGGAGGAACGCGTCCGCCACGAAATCCGCAAAGCCGAAATCGAGAGAGACTGGGTGAACCTGGAGGAAACCTGCTGGCAGGAACTCAAGAAAACCCTGGCCGAGCTTCGCGAGGAGACCGCCGCCCCTCAGGAAACCGATCAGAATCTTCAGGCCGAAGAGGAAGAGGGGGACGAGCAATCGCACCCTGACGAGACGGAAAAGTCCGGAGACGGACCCGAGCCCGGCCGCGAACGCCGCCCGGGCCGCCGCCTGGTCCCGGCCTCCGAGCTTTCGGACGACGAAGTGGACCGGGAGCTCGAGGACGCCCGCGATCTTCTCCAGAAATACCGGGCGGTCAACCTCATGGCCGAAGAGGAATACGCCGAAAAGAAAACCCGCCACGAATTTCTCGTCACCCAGCGCCGGGATCTTCTCGAATCCATCGCCTCCACGGAGGCGGCCATCCGCAAGATCGACGAGGAAAGCAAGACCCAGTTTCTCGCCGCGCTCGAACAGGTCAACTCGAATTTCCAGGACGTCTTTGCCATCCTGTTCAAGGGAGGAAACGCGGAGGTCAAGCTTCTGGAGCCGGACAACCCCCTGGAAAGCGGCGTCGAGATCATCGCCCAGCCGCCGGGCAAACGGGTTCAGAACCTGGCGCTTCTTTCGGGCGGCGAGAAGTCCCTGACCAGCCTGGCCTTCATGTTCGCCCTTTTCCGCTACCGGCCGAGCCCGTTCTGCTTCCTCGACGAGGTCGACGCCGCCCTCGACGACGTCAACCTGGCCCGCTTTCTGGACCTCATGAAGGCCATCAAGACGCAGACCCAATTCATCATCATCACCCACAATTATAAAACCATGGAAGTCGCCGATTACATTTTCGGAACGACGATGGAAGATCCCAACGTCACCAAGCTCTATTCCGTCAAACTCGAAAAGAAGGACGAACAAGCCGTCGTCTCATGAAGATCCAGCTCTACATTCCGCCGGGCGGCTATTTTGCGGAACGATGGTCCCAGGGCAGTTCCATGCCGCCCCTCGGACTTCTGTCCATCGGAGCCGTCCTCGAACAAGCCGGCGTGGGTGTTGAAATCGTGCCCGCGGACATTCTGAAAATGAGCTGGAGCGCCATCCGGGAAAAGATCGCCCGGGACAAGCCCGATATCGTCGGGGTGACATCGACCACGGAAAACCGCTTCCAGAGCTTCCGGCTCGTTCGGGAGGCCAAAAAGGCAAGTCCGGAGTCGCTGACCGTCCTTGGAGGTCCCCATGCGTCCATGGCGGCCGAAGACGCCCTGGCCCATCTCCCCGAGCTCGACATGGTCGTGCGCGGAGAGGGAGAAACGACCGTTCTCGAACTCTGCCGGGCCCTGGAGTCAGGCCGGGATCCCGAGGTTCTGAAAGACATCCGGGGGCTGTCTTTCCGTTCATCCCGCGGGATCGTCTCCGCGCCGCCCCGGGAACCCATTCGCGACCTCGACGCCCTGCCCGACCCCGCCTTCCATCTCGTGCCTTTCGAGTCGTACAATTTCCGGTTCGAAGTTCCCGGCCACGGACTTCTGCCGGCCGTCAACGTCATGACCAGCCGGGGCTGTCCGTTTTTCTGCAACTTCTGCGCGACCCCCATCAATTGGGGGCGGACCGTCCGGATGCGCAGCCCGGAAAACGTCGTCCGGGAAATCGAGCACCATATCCGAACCTATGGAATCAAGGTCGTCTTTTTCTACGACGACACGTTCAACGCCAATCCGAAACGGGCCGAGGCGATCTGCGATCTCATCCTGGAGAGAAAACTCGACATCTTCTGGAAAGCCGACGTCCGCATCGACATGATCAACCGGCCGCTTCTCGAAAAAATGAAGAAGGCCGGGCTTTTCCACCTGTCATTCGGGCTGGAGGCGGCCTCCGAGAGAGTCCGCAACGAGATCATCAACAAGAAAATCGATATGCGCGATTTTCACAACCTGGTCGACTGGTGCAATGAACTGGAGATCATCCCCAATGTCTTTTTCATCTTCAGCCATCCGACCGAAACATGGGAGGAGGCGCAGGAAACCATCCGGATCATCGAGCAATACAAAGGCCGGATCGAGCCTTCCGTGGCCGTTCTCCACATTTATCCGGGGACGCCCCTGGAACAAACCGCCCGGGAGAAAGGGCTTTTACCCGCGGATTTCACCTGGACCCGTCCCGGCCGGTCCCGGGTCATCACCCTTCCGACGGCTCAGGGAGACGTGCCGCTGTTCCTGGATCAACTGACCTGGTCTCAGGTCAGCGAGCTTCTTTTCCGCTGGTCGATGAGCGGAGGCCGGGTATCCATCCTGAAAAAAATCCCCCGGACTCTGGGAAAAATCCGCTCCTTCGGGGAGTTTTTCAGGTATGTCGTCATGACCTGGGTTCTCCTCAAGCTGAAAATCGGCAAACTCCGGAAAACGCGATGAAAATCGGAATCGTCAAGGATGCGCGGTTCGCCGACCATGACATGGGGACCTATCACGTGGAGAGCCCTCAGCGCATCGAGGCGATCAACCGCATGATCGAAGACAGGATCCGTTTTCCTTATCTTCTGGTCGAGCCCCGCCCCGCTTCGGAGGAGGAACTGGCCCGCGTTCACGATCCTCTCTATGTCCGGGCCATCCGCGAGACGGCCGGAAGGGACCGCGTCCACCTCGATCCCGACACCTCGGCCGGCCCCCTCACTTATGAGACGGCCCGTCTGGCCGCCGGGGGCCTGATCAAGGCCGCCGAGCTGATCATCGAGGGAAGAATCCAGAACTCTTTCGCCTTCGTCCGGCCCCCGGGTCACCATGCCGAAGCGGTCCGGGCAAGGGGTTTCTGTATCTTCAACAATGTCGCCGTGGCCGCCGAACATCTTGTTCTTGTCCATGGGTTTCGAAGAATTCTGATTGCGGATTGGGATCTTCACCACGGCAACGGAACCCAGGATACCTTCTACGGTCGCGACGATGTTCTTTATTTTTCCACGCACCAGTCGCCCTTTTATCCTGGAAGCGGACGGGCCGGAGAAACGGG harbors:
- a CDS encoding DUF86 domain-containing protein — protein: MKTAVDMDRILKAKMDLVRISDQIDHLFGGGVEDFLTDPRNALSMKYLLIEAVEAVADICQHLLAKAKGIVCEGYVDCIVKAGEAGIMTHALAQKLRKLAELRNILIHRYWVVDDEKVFQQTMENKDNLRKFLDEADRFIKSLKI
- a CDS encoding nucleotidyltransferase domain-containing protein, with protein sequence MIEKRFRTKQRIGEEQQRGLITELKTYFSKRDDVAFTYIYGSFSEGNSFRDIDVAVYLLEYNEESVPESDLSFALSKSTGYPVEVMILNRAPVSFQLSVLKKGVLLVSKSEDLRTDFIDDVGRRYREYSHFRNLALEA
- a CDS encoding protein kinase — translated: MGKSLKCPKCHSVNLEDSRFCSNCAAPLGPEGQAIPSLTKTLETPIPPLKKGTLFANKYKIGGEIGRGGMGVVFKAEDTKLRRPVALKLLPFEQSQSPEAKERFMREAQAAAALDHPHICTVYEVEEHDGQMYIAMAYIDGMSLKARIVQKPLKIKEALDIALQVAEGLGEAHRKGVIHRDIKPANIMLATRGGVKIMDFGLARMAGAIDLTRTDAVMGTVAYMSPEQVLGQKVDHRTDIWSFGCMVYEMLAGQGPFQGGHEQAVFQAIVHGEPEPIAALMSDIPAGLAGVLEQCLQKNALNRYLDFQALLQDLKAVDLRDVASAPAPSSHKPSTSIAVLPFTNMSPDKEQDYFAEGIAEELLNALARIHDLRVMARTSAFALKGMNLDIREIGRRLDVKAVLEGSVRKAGNRLRVTAQLINVEDGFHLWSDRYDRDMADIFAIQDEITAAIVDSLKVTLKVGEKTALRKRSTDDPEAYNLYLKGLYFLARPSPDSYEKAVGFFRAAIDKDPHFAQAYAGMGQVFAFLGAFNFAPPAEMLPKAKAAIEKALSLDENLSEAHSAAGMVAHWLEWDWEAAARSYDRALALNPGDAMAHANRGWFLVTMNRYDEAVREIKKALELDPLMPLYYAWSVGIHMSVARTDEALQELARAMEIDPNFVLTHLFAGYSYMRKGLWDEAIDGLERMKRLPVIPGWAEGVLAGIYYLKGDHKKVEQILEEMIEQKKTIKETSSFFIGIAAGLLDRLDLAFEFLDKAYEERDILMALIHTHTAIWPSSMTADPRYKALLARMKLDF
- a CDS encoding protein kinase, which produces MGKSLKCPKCHSENPENSRFCNDCGSSLDVKAAPDPKGQPSLTKTLETPIPPLKKGTLFANRYKIGGEIGRGGMGVVFKAEDTKLKRTVALKLLPFEQSQSPEAKKRFMREAQAAAALDHTHICTVYEVEEHDGQMYIAMAYIDGMSLKARIVQKPLKIKEALDIALQVAEGLGEAHRKGVIHRDIKPANIMLATRGGVKIMDFGLARMAGAIDLTRTDAVMGTVAYMSPEQVLGQKVDHRTDIWSFGCMVYEMLAGQGPFQGGHEQAVFQAIVHGEPEPIAALMSDIPAGLAGVLEQCLQKNALNRYLDFQALLQDLKAVDLRDVASAPAPSSHKPSTSIAVLPFTNMSPDKEQDYFAEGIAEELLNALARIHDLRVMARTSAFALKGMNLDIREIGRRLDVKAVLEGSVRKAGNRLRVTAQLINVEDGFHLWSDRYDRDMADIFAIQDEITAAIVDSLKVTLKVGEKTALRKRSTDDPEAYNLYLKGLYFLARPSPDSYEKAVGFFRAAIDKDPHFAQAYAGMGQVFAFLGAFNFAPPAEMLPKAKAAIEKALSLDENLSEAHSAAGMVAHWLEWDWEAAARSYDRALALNPGDAMAHANRGWFLVTMNRYDEAVREIKKALELDPLMPLYYAWSVGIHMSVARTDEALQELARAMEIDPNFVLTHYFAGYSYMRKGLWDEAIDGLERMKRLTVIPGWAEGVLAGIYYLKGDHKKAEQVLEEMIEQKKTIKETSSFYIGMAAGFLDRLDLAFEFLDKAYEERDIMLALIHTHAAIWPSSMSADPRYKAFLAKMKLDF
- the smc gene encoding chromosome segregation protein SMC; the protein is MKVKKLELQGFKSFPERTRVVFHSGITAVVGPNGTGKSNIVDAMLWVLGGLRVKSVRGDRTDDVIFNGNAKKPAQAMADVVLTLGNDNEELVVSHRVFRSGEGEYRLNGKTVRLKDIQDELWKRAIGDKEYFVIEQGAIGTFVTSKPQEKRALIEEAAGTAFYKDKKRQAQNKLENTGQNLVRLEDIIAEVEKARNSLQRQAQAANRYRRLRERIRELTGQHFQRKLRLLERLQQETGALHAAGLDKEHALTANVKEAEKTIASIRKEFWDLEKALEEDRERLFNIRSLGTRIEGEIERETKRAEFLTDAGRKAEAARSEIAGELLHLELEIQESRNSLEDVLRSRESAEQKAAGAAEALKTARDRASERERTIAESRSAYLRLLQDMTENKNGLAKTEKELEIIRRQKDKITGQIEELKNQAVDISRRIEENETDRRLLRTDHETLKQEGKTREEARREAAADAERLQEQVDALKSRHGECEHRIRALRDVLEKERSGASTEPVPGSLGLLAELIRTSSGDAPLFDVFWKEEAAALVVPAEDFLQHYRIDIKGRYLLLPRDIRSKVPDNLIRQPSVRGLLRTRLQPSERIGNRLNHMADAAVVDDVAAAVRLWLDFPDWNFITPTGDILTASGLLRLGPKPEGMIALMQEIRDLETAAAACEAELPEILERLRIARDAASGHDEEIRRLAARSIALEKALAERDKEAGYLETERNKTRTNVEILSREIDILEGEIRSALALQDSLNVAAAALTSDAETLKDRIAREESEAAEGMEKDAEAERLYFELKAGLELANEKMSGLRHHLQSLEKRKQTLEARTDGLAVDAKKAEEEKTQLQDHVRNLREKAAASARDQAELESALAEREAHLHSIRRKQEEMETALESQRREEESAKEERVRHEIRKAEIERDWVNLEETCWQELKKTLAELREETAAPQETDQNLQAEEEEGDEQSHPDETEKSGDGPEPGRERRPGRRLVPASELSDDEVDRELEDARDLLQKYRAVNLMAEEEYAEKKTRHEFLVTQRRDLLESIASTEAAIRKIDEESKTQFLAALEQVNSNFQDVFAILFKGGNAEVKLLEPDNPLESGVEIIAQPPGKRVQNLALLSGGEKSLTSLAFMFALFRYRPSPFCFLDEVDAALDDVNLARFLDLMKAIKTQTQFIIITHNYKTMEVADYIFGTTMEDPNVTKLYSVKLEKKDEQAVVS